Proteins co-encoded in one Nicotiana sylvestris chromosome 7, ASM39365v2, whole genome shotgun sequence genomic window:
- the LOC138873632 gene encoding uncharacterized protein encodes MPKFDLYDGHRDPVAHLRGFCSKMKRTGGKDELLMAYFSQSLSGSALEWYTCQDHGRWYTWDDLAQAFARHFQYNIEIVPDHLSLTKIEKKSSESFRVWFSRREQAARVNPPIEESEMVEYFLHALEPTYFGHLISVIGKSFNEVVKMGGMMEEGLKSSKIMSYSAIKATTQAIQKSTGGVIGKKNKEDVATIDSGPRFGPRGPSHQYTQPRPHH; translated from the coding sequence atgccaaagtttgatttgtatgacgggcacagagacccggtggcccatttgaggggattctgtagtaaaatgaaAAGAACCGGTGGAAAAGATGAGCTATTGATGGCGtactttagccagagtctgagtggctcggcattggagtggtacacttgTCAGGATCATGgcagatggtatacctgggatgatttggcccaagcattcgctcgtcatttccagtacaacatcgagattgttccagatcaTCTGTCTTTGACTAAAATTGAGAAAAAgtctagtgaaagtttcagagtATGGTTTTCgaggagagaacaagcggcaagagttaaccccccgattgaggaaagtgaaatggtggagtactttctaCACGCTCTGGAGCCCACCTACTTTGGCCACCTGATATCGGTCATAGGCaagtctttcaacgaggtagtaaagatgggtggcatgatggaagaagggcttaaatcaagcaaaattatgagttactcggctatcaaggcaactacccaagcTATTCAGAAAAGTACTGGAGGagtgattggaaagaagaataaagaagatgtggcaacaatTGATTCAGGACCACGGTTTGGACCCAGGGGCCCGTCacaccaatatacccagcctcgaccccatcaTTGA